In Malus sylvestris chromosome 15, drMalSylv7.2, whole genome shotgun sequence, a single genomic region encodes these proteins:
- the LOC126603480 gene encoding CBL-interacting serine/threonine-protein kinase 6 has translation MAEQKESGGSSLLHGKYELGRLLGHGTFAKVYHARHLPSGKNVAMKVVGKEKVIKVGMMEQIKREISVMRMVKHPNIVELHEVLASKSKIYFAMDLVRGGELFAKIAKGRLREDVARVYFQQLISAIDFCHSRGVYHRDLKPENLLLDEDGNLKVTDFGLSAFTEHLKQDGLLHTTCGTPAYVAPEVIGKKGYDGAKADLWSCGVILYVLLAGFLPFQDDNLVAMYRKIYRGDFKCPPWFSSEARRLVTKLLDPNPSTRITISKVMDSSWFKKSVPKIVRTKQEQEFDEPSEKIQSKQTETLNAFHIISLSEGFDLSPLFEEKKREEREELRFATTRPASSVISKLEEVAAAGKFRIKKSDSMVRLQGQESGRKGKLAIAAEIFAMTPSFVVVEVKKDNGDTLEYNQFCSKELRPALKDIVWTSPVENSTAA, from the coding sequence ATGGCCGAGCAGAAAGAAAGCGGCGGCTCGTCGTTGCTGCACGGCAAGTACGAGCTGGGCCGTCTTCTGGGTCACGGCACTTTCGCCAAGGTCTACCACGCCCGACACCTGCCTAGCGGGAAGAACGTGGCGATGAAGGTGGTGGGGAAGGAGAAGGTGATCAAGGTGGGGATGATGGAGCAGATCAAGAGGGAGATCTCCGTGATGAGGATGGTGAAGCACCCCAACATCGTCGAGCTCCACGAGGTCTTGGCGAGCAAGTCCAAGATCTATTTCGCTATGGATCTGGTCCGCGGTGGCGAGCTCTTCGCCAAAATCGCCAAGGGTCGGCTCAGGGAAGACGTCGCCAGAGTCTACTTCCAGCAGCTCATCTCCGCCATCGATTTCTGCCACAGCCGCGGCGTCTACCACCGGGATCTGAAGCCGGAGAACCTCCTCCTCGATGAGGACGGCAATTTGAAGGTCACCGATTTCGGACTCAGTGCTTTCACAGAGCACTTGAAGCAGGACGGGCTTCTCCACACCACATGCGGCACGCCGGCGTACGTGGCCCCCGAGGTCATCGGGAAAAAAGGGTACGATGGTGCCAAGGCAGATCTCTGGTCTTGTGGCGTCATCCTCTACGTGCTTCTCGCCGGGTTTTTGCCGTTTCAAGACGACAATCTCGTGGCCATGTACCGGAAGATTTACAGGGGAGATTTCAAATGCCCGCCGTGGTTTTCGTCGGAGGCACGAAGACTCGTGACGAAGCTTCTCGACCCGAATCCAAGTACCCGAATCACCATTTCCAAGGTCATGGACTCCTCCTGGTTCAAAAAATCGGTTCCTAAAATCGTACGGACGAAACAGGAGCAGGAGTTCGACGAGCCGAGCGAGAAGATCCAGTCGAAGCAGACGGAGACGCTGAACGCGTTTCACATAATCTCGCTGTCGGAGGGGTTCGATTTGTCGCCGCTGTTCGAGGAGAAGAAGCGGGAGGAGAGGGAAGAGCTGCGGTTCGCGACGACGCGGCCGGCGAGCAGCGTGATTTCGAAGCTGGAGGAGGTGGCGGCGGCGGGGAAGTTCAGGATAAAGAAGAGCGACTCGATGGTGAGGTTGCAGGGGCAGGAGAGCGGGCGGAAGGGGAAGCTGGCGATAGCGGCGGAGATATTCGCCATGACGCCGTCGTTTGTAGTGGTGGAGGTGAAGAAGGACAATGGTGATACGTTGGAGTACAACCAGTTCTGCAGCAAGGAGCTGCGGCCAGCGCTCAAGGACATCGTGTGGACATCCCCCGTGGAGAATTCTACGGCGGCTTGA